From the genome of Plasmodium malariae genome assembly, chromosome: 9, one region includes:
- the PmUG01_09019900 gene encoding asparagine-rich antigen, putative, which translates to MSSIIEDSKMEMDANKENENVNNNDNSNANSNSITNNETNENSEKNVHNDHSVNENNFNDNNLKDKNTTNDYNEEGKGDNNDENCTNSKNNNDSPKIENEESKSSNRWADMCEDCDAPLVDTYNDDIDMKNRTMESNHNSIDISSNMKQNYFIPPKNDMYNNYSSSYEIYIRNLHIDITKEEIYKMFEGYRIRRINILNKKGKTAAAYVEFDNAEDMNRSLELNGKMIYSGNNTSEHGAISVIINKDKMKVFHLNQKQNKFKKVINRNNNFGNLRQGNNNMNSYNNSSSNMNNLNNNNNNNANNSNNNVFSMNNNSYFSENNKNMKMDMKGNSMNNSINNNNMNTNHNYSHMKMNYVNNQPGMNINNINNNNNNNNNNNSLHMNQQNNNAHVLNDKINPSANFNFKNMKYQSNSSNNNSNSNSNIHINNSNIGANKNAENVGSAIGTSGTEQRKKLVLKKRSVPLDQKSYVVNPNIFGEAKPVDTNPDKILEESVSKEKEGNNGNNSGTNHMLEEGEKRSENKEENEKQKKGLNNMSSANEATNNMTNNLSSMNSDNKSLNSPNKNIFNYKKNTNTGRNYNNYNNFQNTNNGKNNSTKKIFMMNKNNANNSNNNSMKKNMNSSSDNNSSNMLGNKNVSNNMNNPNPNNLSGDMNNNMKRINLNQNFKNMDMNNNNNNNVNSSAYSSSNNMKNINLDENKKNINVSVIHNQIYENKMYNAHVDGDGNSMNQDLKNVNYLNTCHNNNTINDGKDAFGNFRNTNLKMEKKTNHDSGSNNNNSSFTGKQKDYNIIKKDDKANIKNIIMKNVKREDGSTNYNIRNGSNNNNSNSDNRNNSSSTYRSNLIYRNNNDSPSNFRTAVGAGKLNSDNELGKDGINMRKMNDNSSGKKNEEPFENMNRNVNVKGENYNGNDDGNINSNSNINSNSNSNSNNHSNSNNNSGSAYNYNIENLYDNSLKYVKNANNSSKAKKVMSIKTVKVIATEKKNDEDNGNEELKEKNSKDDGNNEGGDDNNIKSERNSKDDKYYLDERKLDNSILNNNNDSQRSNDNYTYETESSENCKDITSTNLKSTLLHTKTKRKIKKKTTDEVEQNDPNNNVNGDNNQSNNNAQGTGNKKIDILMKPNLKKGENIWEARTHLLVEQKENSLLNDKGSHYSSRKSRSHSNKASRGSSRRRDSSRRRDSSRRRDSSRRRDSSRRRDDSRRRDRHSRRYDRRSDRRDDRRDDRRDERRDDRRDDRRDERRDDRRDERRNDRRDQRKDSSSSITKRDTYKKREDSKKAEREDSYEYRKYGSRNYDKHSSRNNNNYERKRNSKYSSTSDKKNYDNKSYISDDKRNHRDSYDKGYRNSYDRLSYKDNYEKNNKDNYRDSYDRNNNYLDYDKMDNKYFSNNYNSMRHKNYKHHNSHSKMNNYNYANNYKSANYYKYSPKGTYYKEPKNSTKQNDKEKTETKTEIQAIPKKAIVTTVKTNNVSIKKNRYECLGDGDESDK; encoded by the exons atgagttcTATTATTGAGGATAGCAAAATGGAAATGGATgcaaataaagaaaatgagAATGTCAACAATAACGATAATAGTAATGCAAACAGTAATAGTATCACAAACAATGAAACCAATGAAAATAGTGAGAAAAATGTACACAATGACCATAGcgtaaatgaaaataattttaacgaTAACAATCTAAAGGataaaaatacaacaaaTGATTATAACGAGGAGGGTAAAGGTGACAACAATGATGAAAATTGTACGaacagtaaaaataataacgaTAGTccaaaaatagaaaatgaagaaagcAAGAGTAGCAATCGTTGGGCAGACATGTGTGAAGATTGTGATGCCCCTTTAG TCGATACGTACAATGATGACATTGATATGAAGAACAGAACTATGGAAAGTAATCATAATAGCATTGATATTAGTAGTAATATGAAgcagaattattttattcctcCAAAGAATG ATATGTATAACAATTATTCGAGTAGCTACGAAATTTATATCCGTAATTTACATATAGATATAACAAAAGAAGagatttataaaatgtttgAAGGATATCGTATAAggagaataaatattttgaacaAGAAAGGAAAAACTGCTGCGGCATATGTTGAGTTTGATAATGCAGAAGATATGAACAGATCATTAGAATTAAATGGAAAGATGATTTATTCAGGCAATAATACGAGTGAGCATGGTGCAATATcagtaataattaataaggATAAAATGAAAGTATTTCATTTGAatcaaaaacaaaacaaatttaaGAAAGTGATAaacagaaataataattttggtAATTTACGAcaaggaaataataatatgaacagtTATAATAACAGTAGTAGCAATATGAACAATcttaataacaataataataacaacgcgaacaacagtaataataatgtgttTTCAATGAATAATAATTCGTATTTtagtgaaaataataaaaatatgaaaatggATATGAAAGGCAATTCTATGAATAATAGtatcaataataataacatgaaCACTAATCATAATTACAGCCATATGAAAATGAACTATGTAAATAATCAACCAGGCATgaatataaacaatattaacaacaacaataacaacaacaataacaacaaCAGTTTGCATATGAATCAGCAGAATAACAATGCTCATGTTTTAAACGATAAGATAAACCCTAGtgcaaattttaattttaaaaatatgaaataccagagtaatagtagtaacaataatagtaacagtaacagtaatattcatattaataatagtaatatcggtgcaaataaaaatgctGAAAATGTTGGCAGTGCCATAGGAACTAGCGGAACagaacaaagaaaaaaattagttttgAAAAAACGATCTGTACCATTAGATCAGAAAAGCTATGTAGTTAACCCAAACATATTTGGTGAAGCAAAACCGGTGGATACGAACCCtgataaaatattagaagAAAGTGTTTCAAAGGAAAAGGAAGGAAACAATGGGAATAATAGTGGGACCAATCATATGTTAGAAGAAGGTGAAAAGAGGTCAGAAAATAAGGAGGAAAATGAAAAGCAGAAAAAAGGATTAAACAACATGAGCAGTGCCAACGAGGCAACTAACAACATGACGAACAACTTGAGTAGCATGAACAGTGATAACAAAAGCTTGAACAGCCCCAATAAgaacatatttaattataaaaagaacaCAAACACAGGGAGGaattataacaattataataattttcaaaatacgaataatggtaaaaataattcgacaaaaaaaatatttatgatgaataaaaataatgcgaacaatagcaataataatagtatgaaaaaaaatatgaacagttcttcagataataatagtagcaaTATGttaggaaataaaaatgtaagtaataatatgaacaatcCAAATCCTAATAACCTTAGTGGAGacatgaataataatatgaaaagaattaacctaaatcaaaattttaaaaacatggatatgaataataataataataataatgtgaATTCTTCTGCTTacagtagtagtaataatatgaaaaatataaatttggatgaaaataaaaaaaatataaatgtaagtGTTATTCATAatcaaatatatgaaaataaaatgtataacgCACATGTAGATGGAGATGGAAATAGTATGAATcaagatttaaaaaatgtaaattatttgaacacatgtcataataataataccatCAATGATGGGAAGGACGCCTTCGGAAATTTCAGAAATACGAATTTGAAGATGGAAAAGAAAACTAATCATGATAGtggtagtaataacaataatagcaGTTTCACGGGAAAACAAAAGGATTACaacattattaaaaaggaTGATAAAgcgaatattaaaaatattataatgaaaaacgtGAAGAGAGAAGATGGCAGTACGAATTACAATATTAGAAACGGTTCaaacaataacaatagcaATAGCGATAACCgtaataatagcagtagtaCATATAGGAGCAACCTCATCTATcgaaataataatgattcTCCTTCCAATTTTAGAACTGCAGTGGGTGCGGGAAAATTGAATTCTGATAATGAACTAGGTAAAGATGGTATAAATATGAGAAAGATGAATGATAACAGTAGTGGTAAAAAGAATGAAGAGCCATTCGAAAATATGAACAGGAATGTGAACGTAAAAGGGGAGAACTACAACGGTAATGACGATGGAAACATcaacagtaatagtaacatcaacagtaatagtaacagtaacagtaacaaccACAGTAATAGCAACAATAACAGTGGTAGCGCGTATAATTACAATATcgaaaatttatatgataaCTCGTTGAAGTATGTGAAAAACGCAAATAACTCTAGCAAGGCAAAGAAGGTTATGTCTATTAAGACCGTTAAGGTTATAGCgacagaaaagaaaaatgatgaaGATAATGGAAACGAGgaattaaaggaaaaaaatagcaaagaTGATGGAAATAATGAAGGAGgggatgataataatattaagagTGAGAGAAATAGTAAAGACGACAAATATTATTTGGATGAAAGAAAACTTGATAACAGTattcttaataataataacgacTCTCAACGAagtaatgataattatacataCGAAACAGAAAGTTCAGAAAATTGTAAAGATATTACTAGTACAAATTTAAAATCGACATTGTTACATACTAAAActaagagaaaaataaaaaagaaaacgacAGATGAAGTTGAACAAAATGATccaaataataatgtaaatggAGATAACAAtcaaagtaataataatgcacAAGGAAcaggtaataaaaaaatagatatattaatgaaacctaatttaaaaaaaggagaaaatatATGGGAAGCTAGGACACACTTACTAGTAGAACAGAAAGAAAACAGTCTACTTAATGATAAAGGCTCTCACTACAGTTCAAGAAAAAGTCGTTCACACTCAAATAAAGCTAGTCGTGGTAGTAGCAGAAGAAGAGATAGTAGCAGAAGAAGAGATAGTAGCAGAAGGAGAGATAGTAGTAGAAGAAGAGATAGTAGTAGAAGAAGGGACGACAGCAGGAGAAGAGACAGGCACAGTAGGAGATACGACAGGAGATCTGATAGGAGAGATGATCGACGTGATGACCGACGTGATGAGAGACGAGATGATCGACGTGATGACCGACGGGATGAGAGACGAGACGACCGACGGGATGAGCGACGAAATGATCGACGAGACCAAAGAAAAgacagtagtagtagtatcACGAAAAGggatacatataaaaaaagagaagattCAAAAAAGGCTGAAAGGGAAGACTCTTATGAGTATAGGAAGTATGGTAGTAGGAATTATGATAAGCATAGTagtagaaataataataattacgaAAGAAAACGAAATAGTAAATATAGTAGTACAtcagataaaaaaaattatgataataagAGTTATATATCTGATGATAAAAGAAACCATAGGGATTCATATGATAAAGGGTATAGAAATTCGTATGACAGATTAAGTTATAAagataattatgaaaaaaataataaagataattATAGAGATAGCTAtgatagaaataataattatttggattatgataaaatggacaataaatatttttccaatAATTATAACTCAATGagacataaaaattataaacacCATAATTCTCAttcaaaaatgaataattataattatgcaaataattataaatctgcgaattattacaaatattcCCCTAAAGGAACTTATTACAAAGAACCCAAAAATTcaacaaaacaaaatgataAGGAAAAGACAGAAACAAAGACAGAAATTCAAGCCATTCCAAAAAAGGCAATAGTAACAACTGTTAAGACCAATAACgtttctattaaaaaaaatagatacgAATGCTTGGGAGATGGAGATGAAAGCGATAagtag